TACATTATGATGGAGAACCTCGTTTTCAATTTTTGCTTTGCTGCAATAAAGCATTGTATAAGTTTTGGATGTGAGGTCCGTGTCTTTTTTTCTACAGTTATAGCAGATGGCAAAGATGGTTTATTGCTCTCATGGTTTTCCTCATCACTTTATACAGGGTGAGTCAAAGAGAAAAAAGACCCCGGCCTTAATGAATCGACGCCTTTGCATTTGACTTTGTGGAAGGCATCAGTGAAACACCTCAAGCGGAAATGATGGCTGAATTACACAGACTCATTTTTCATACATATGTGGCTGATATATCAATAAACAAAATgcttattttatattattattccAGCTCAATTTATTCCAtgttgctttacatgtgaaaaggggtattcaTAGCAATAAACAAGTAAAATAATCTTGAAAAAAATGATTCACTGACTGGTACAGGACAAAGGACCCTgtctgtgagggctcacaatctacaagggatgggtgaggaaggtgagggtagagttggtcatgcagCGGTATGTTGAAGTGagagttactgcaggttgtaggcttgttggaagaggtaggtcttcaggtttattttgaaggtttccacggtaggcgagtctgatatgttggggaggagagttccagagtaggggggatacatAGGAAAAATATTGCAAGCAATTGTGGGAAGTGGAGTCAAGAGGGTAGTAGAGGAgaccttgtgaggattggaggttgcacgcaggtaagtaccgggagactaggtcacagatgtatggaggagacagtttgtggatggctttgtatgccaaggttagggtttttaactggagtctctgggcaatagggagccagtgaagggattgacagagaggagaggccggggaatagctggGGTTTAGGTGGATTGGTCAGGTAgtggagtttaggatagattggaggggtgcgagaatggTAGGGGGGGGGGCTACAAAGCTGGAGGTTgctgtagtcgaggcgggagatgatgagggcatgcactagtgtttttgcagattcttggttgaggaatgtgcaGATCCAGGAGATACttttgagttggagtcagcaggaagtgaaaagggcttggatGTGGTTTGAAGGAACGGTCAGAGCCaagggttaccccgaggcagccATTCACTTTGATATAGCCTTATCTGCTTCTGCCGTCTCCCATTCAGGTTCAGCCGCtccaggtgctgctgagcatagacgtcagtcccagtgtcttgctcaggctcacggtgttcatttggttactgctggctctctagCCAAGTCTATGCTAACCAGCGATAGGCAGCGGCGACCTGACGCTCTGGAgtgtaagtccagaaatcaccttactcagcATATCCATGATGTGGCGTCTTTCAACTGGTTGTCAGAAGTTCACTGCTCTGGTAATGTGGTGGCTCCGGATTGGCCCGCAGGCGATGTCACGGCCGGCTGggcgtgtttggggtggagcctagggtttaaagggactctgtcacctgaatttggagggaacaattttcagccgtagaggcggggttttcgggtgtttgattcaccctttccttacctgctggctgcaatattagattgaagttcattctgtcctccgtagtacattgtACAACAAACACCATACCAGTATGCAGGTGAAAATGAGGCATAGGCACATATATAAAACCAATGTATTTTATTGAAACATATATACACAATCAAGACAAGGACAATCAATAAAAACAGTGAACTGATGGTCAGCAGAATCAATACATAAATATACATTCAAATAAGGCTATATAAAGAGCACTGCATACTACCTATGTATGAAGGAAGGTGCGTAATGACCAAACATAGTCTATAGAGTCACTCTATTTCTCTATTCATACAGTAGAGGCTATTATATATAGAGGGGATAGATCATATCGCTCCCAAgggcatatataaataaatataaagcctAAAATATAAGGCTGTCAACCCTCAAAGTAATATTCCCACCAAAGGTAAAAGAATGGCTGAGAAAAAGAACGCCTAACAAAACAAAGTAGTACACCAGTGCCCGATCTGCAGTACAATGTTCATTGCAGACCAGACCACCAGTAGTGATTCAATTACAAAAAGATGGTAACTTACATACTGATGTACTGAGTCCTGCGTGACCACCagggaccccgacagcgccgtttcgccttgtgGCTTCCTCAAAACAGGGGCATGTTAGCGTGCTGCCTGTACACTCTTTAAATATCACTACTCACAGCTGATCCTCATGTCGGCGTACCCGGCTGATGATTGCACATGCGCCGGTGACGAGCTTCCCGAAGATAGTGACTTCCTGTTCTCCGCGCTTGGAACGCAAGCGTGAAACGCTCTGCGTTACCATGTGAGCGGAGCAGGAAGCACTGAGTCGCCCACatcagcgcatgcgcccgccaggCACCGACATGAAAGTAAGTAGTAACGAAGAGAAAATTATAAGGGATAATAACCGGAGtataacataaataaaaaaaatgaaaaaaatgaaaaaatttatatatatacacgGGACTTAGGGCAAACTACCAAAGAAAAATTAATAGAAAAGAAATAACAATGTGTCTCCTACTAATGGTGGGAATAATAAAGTGCTTAGCGCAAAAATATACCAAGTCGGTCATATACATCAATATCACTAACAGAAGTACATAAAATGCAGATGTATACGTATGTTAAACAAAAGTGAATATAGCAGCAATTAGAACCTACAgtgaatacatatatatttttttcagcagAATACCTAATGTATCATCCCCAAAAGAAAGGAATGTACTATCCATATAATAATTGCTAAACAGTCTACAACAATATATGCGTACTCTATTCAAAAACAGCTACACTGCCATTGAATGAACAGACAATAGGTATTCTGATGAAATTCAGGACATAAAATTACAATCACCATCAGTTGAAAGACAATAACACAATAGTACATATATTATAGTGTCCCATATATAATAAAGTTTAAAAATACATATCCCATATATAGTACAAAGAATATTCTTGTAAAGAGGAGATGGTTCGAGACATTATCATCAATGGACTCCGAAGCCATGAAGGGTTCTCTATCCAAAGTGGACATCATCCAAAGATATTTCAAAGAAAAACAAGTCCTCCTGAAACTAGGGATAGTAAAACATACCGTTAAAATCAGACAAACAGCACACaaaacacttaaagggactctgtcacctgaatttggcgggactggttttgggtcatatgggcggagttttcgggtgtttgattcaccctttccttacccgctggctgcatgctggctgcaatattggattgaagttcattctctgtcctccatagtacatgcctgtgcaaagcaatcttgccttgtgcaggcatgtactacggaggacagagaatgaacttcaatccaatattgcagccagcatgcagccagcgggtaaggaaagagtgaatcaaacacccgaaaactccgcccatatgacccaaaaccagtcccgccaaattcaggtgacaggttccctttaataaaataaaaacaggaaaAGCAGGATGGAAACAAACTTCttctaaaaaaatatttaatagaaCAACAATAGAGACCTCAATTTACAGAAAGGCTGAAAAGCCCAGACTCTCATTCAGACCGTTTGGGGCCATAGTACCCAGTAGGTAGATCCACCTACTTTCTTTTTGGGCTAAAGATTTGCCAAGGTTACCACCTCTGGGGCCCATATGTATTTGGTCAATAGCTTTAATCTTAAGTCCTGTAGGGTCACCGTTATGATGTAGCCTAAAATGCCTAGGCAGGGTTTTTAGGGAGTTAATGTCTTCAACAATGACGGATTTCTCGATATCTCTTATGTGTTCCCTCGTCCTGACTCTTAATTCCCGTGTAGTCAGGCCTATATAAACCATATTGCACGGACAACAGGCATGATATATCACCCCTTTTGAGGTACAAGTAAGGGTTTTCCGGATATCAAAGGTTCTGGACCCATCAAAATTCTCAAATTTGTTACTTTTAACGTGATTGGTACAGGCCTTACAAGAGTTACAGGGAAAGAAACCCTTAGTTTCTGATTTCGGTCCTGATTTTGATGGTCCAGAATAATGACTGTGTACTAATACATCATTCAAATTTCTAGAGCGTTTTGGCGTCATGAGTGGATAACTTGATATGATATTCCTTAGAATTGGGTCTGACCTCAAAATTCCCCAATGCTTATTCATAATAGAAACTAATTCAGGCCATTGTTTATTATATTCTGTAATGAATCTAACCTGATTAACAGTACCCGTCTCATTTGTCTTCCTCTGTTTGTATAGTAACTCCTCTCTAGAAAATTTGGAAGCTTTTTTAAAACCTCTCTTAATCTGTCTGTTACTATATCCCCGATCATGTAATCTACGGGCTAGATCTTCTGCCTGCTGAAGGAAATCCTCCTCAGTAGTGCAGATCCTCCTTATCCTCATGAATTGTCCTGTGGGGATCCCGTTTAAAGTTGACCTATGATGGGCAGAGGAGGCACACAGGAGGGTATTCGTGGCCGTTGGTTTCCTAAAAACATTGGTTACCACTTTACCACTGGGGAGTACCTCTATTTGAAGGTCAAGAAAATCGACCTTCCTACCGTAACTGAATGTTAACTTGATATTCCGATTATTACGATTTAAATCCTCCATTAGTTTACACAAATTCTCAATAGAGTCCTCCCAAACAAAAAGGACATCATCAATATAACGACTCCATCCTTGGATGGCCTCATTACCCACAACACCATCACTTTGAAGCACCTCCCGCTCCCAAAAACCCATAAATAGATTCGCATAAGTGGGGGCACATttggcccccatggctgtaccctgtaATTGAACAAAGATGTCCCCATTAAACGTGAagacattgtgttcaagaatgaatttaaGAAGACTCAATAACATCTCAATCAGAGGGGGATCCAGATTGCTCTCATACAGATAATGGGAAACTGCATTGAGGCCGTCCTCATGTCTGATGGAGGAGTACAGCGCCTCCACATCTGCTGTCACTAAAATAGACCCCTCCTCCAAATTCAAAGAGTCTAATCGCTGCAACATCATAGTGGTGTCCCTAACATATGACGGTAAGGCTAACACAAAAGGCTGAAGATAATGGTCAATGACCGCACAGACCATCTCACACAAACCACCTATCCCGGACACAATAGGTCTTCCGGGCGGGTCCACCTGATCTTTATGCAATTTAGGTAAGATGTAGAAAGTGGCTAGTCTAGGTTGTAACTTACTTATTGCCTCTACGAATTTCTTAGGGATGATACCATCCTCATATGCGGTTTCTAATATACTGACCAACTCCTGCTGAAACTGGGTTAAAGGATTGAAACAGATTTTTTTGTAACACCTCTTATCATTCAGGATTTTATATGCCTGTCTTTCATAAAGGGTTTTTGGCCATATTACAGTATTTCCCCCTTTATCTGCCTTTTTGATTACAATATCCTCCAAGGACTGCAATTCTCTCAATGCTTTGTTCTCATGTATACTTAGATTAGAGACCCAATTTGGGATTAGCGGTAAATTTTCGACCTCCTCCACCACTAGTCTTGTAAAAATCTCTACGGCTGAACACGTACTTAGACTTGGAAAAACTTTTGACTTCCCCATTAGATGAATTGGGAACATACCATTGCCACTTTCATTCTCCTCTAACAAATCCTCCAAGTTTCTTAGGGTCTCCATTTCCAAATCACTGCCATCCATACTATTCAAATCATTTCTATGATGTAGCTTTTGTAATATGATTTTACGTGCAAAGAGGTGTATATCTTTGACTACTTGGAACTTATCTaagtgagaagatggagaaaaagtcAACCCTTTTTCCAAAACATTTAATTGTGACTCACTCAAAACATGAGTGGATAAATTAATCACCTTAGGTTTGTCATTTTGTCGTCTGTTCCCTTTTCTATTGGTGAAAAGATCAGGATATTTCTTTCCCCCTTCCCGATTATCCCGGGTGTTAGTTCTTGTACGTATCTGGTATTCGTTGGAACTATCAGCATCGCTACATGAGGTGCTACTCTCGGCACATGAAGCCTGATCACGGCCCAAATTACCATGTTTTACTCcacccatttttgtttttttagggagtTGCCACTTAAAGATTTTGTCTGATTCAAAGTCTGCTGTATCTCTTGCGAATTTCTTTGCTTTGAGTTCACTAATATCATTCTCCCATTTATCGATATCTTTTTCAATGGTTTTAATAAGACTCTCCATTTTCTCAGCAGCCACATGCTTCTTAATACTTTTATATAATTCCTCAATATCGGCATCTAAAGCTGTTATACTGTGTGCATTCTTATCGATAATGATCTTAATGAACTCTAAAGAACAATTAATTACTGCCTTTCGCCACCTTTGTATTAATTCTGGGTCCTCTAGCTCGAAAGAGGGGTACACTTGTACTCTTAAGCCCCTGGGAACAATATTTTGTGCTAGATAATTTTCCAATGTGGTTTTGTTCCACCACAACTTAGTTTTTTTATGTATCGCATTTTTATACTGTAAAGAGAGGTCTCTATGTTCCACCGTGAAATCCTGTGATACAAATGAAGCTCCTTGCTTGAAAAGATCTGAAGCCTTGGACCGCCAGGTGGTCTCCCTAGCTTTCATGTCCATCATAAATATTACGGATAATCTGTTAGAAAACAGAACAAATGATTTAAACATAACCAAAAATCCACTAGTGGACTAGCCACCTCCAAAAACGTTATTGTACAACAAACACCATACCAGTATGCAGGTGAAAATGAGGCATAGGCACATATATAAAACCAATGTATTTTATTGAAACATATATACAcaatttccttacccgctggctgcaatattagattgaagttcattctgtcctccgtagtacatgcctgcacaaggcaatcttgccttgcgcaggcgtgtactatggaggacagagaatgaacttcaatctaatattgcagccagcgggtaaggaaagggtgaatcaaacacccgaaaaccccgcccctatggctgaaaattgttccctccaaattcaggtgacagagtccctttaagaggctCTCAGAAGTGCATGTGGGCATGCTAATATCATTTTTGTATAGTTACATGAGTGAaacctctaccactctgtctgcatgtgttgtatgtctgtctagctttaggactgtacacgtaggcaggcagcatcagtgggggcaattagccgtttggcttagcatctgttacctatATGTGTGCAGTTATcacagtagagtttcagagcaagctcaaACCTAGTCAAAGTATTATGCtcagcatctgttttgtttctgtgtgcgattgacacagctcagttgcagagcaagctTTTCCACGTTTTccctgtgacgtttaacagggCATAGCACTCAGTATACATTTGattagtactagtgatgagcgaatatactcgttactcgagatttctcaagcacgctcgggggtcctccgagtattttttagtgctcggagatttagtttttcttgccgcagctgaatgatttacatctgttagccagcataagtacacgtggggtttgcctggttgctagggaatactcacattcagctgctgcaagaaaaactaaatttccaagcactaaaaaatactcaagaggaccccccgagcatgctcaagaaatctcgagtaacaagtatatttacTCATCATTATTCAGTACCTCTCTGTGGAGTTACGGAGTTTGGTGCCTTGTGTTTTGTTCACACTGTGGGGCGTTAACAGTGTGTCCAGGCAATCTCTCGATGTCTGTTCCATCAttgctcactagcagcagtttatcatctctgcacggtggaccccgggttgcgattgcactttattattgttatttagtgcaatccgccaaccctaacagacattgtgggattctggttagtaaggaggtgatattgCGTCCAGAGGTAGATCTG
This region of Ranitomeya imitator isolate aRanImi1 chromosome 1, aRanImi1.pri, whole genome shotgun sequence genomic DNA includes:
- the LOC138658228 gene encoding uncharacterized protein, yielding MESLIKTIEKDIDKWENDISELKAKKFARDTADFESDKIFKWQLPKKTKMGGVKHGNLGRDQASCAESSTSCSDADSSNEYQIRTRTNTRDNREGGKKYPDLFTNRKGNRRQNDKPKVINLSTHVLSESQLNVLEKGLTFSPSSHLDKFQVVKDIHLFARKIILQKLHHRNDLNSMDGSDLEMETLRNLEDLLEENESGNVSGGLVFL